DNA sequence from the Neomonachus schauinslandi chromosome 16, ASM220157v2, whole genome shotgun sequence genome:
CGAAGCTGAGCGTGGAGGTCAAGAAGGAGGTCGACAAGGAGAAGGTGGCTCCCGACGAGAAGcccaaggagaaggagaagcccgGCGAGGAAGAGGAGAAGTACGACATCTCTTCCAAGTACCACTACTTGACGGAGAACGACCTCGAGGAGAGCCCCAAGGGGGGCCTGGATATCCTCAAGTCCCTGGAAAACACAGTGACGTCCGCCATCAACAAGGCCCAGAACGGCACCCCCAGCTGGGGGGGCTACCCCAGCATCCACGCCGCCTACCAGCTCCCCAACATGATGAAGCTGTCCCTGGGCTCCTCGGGGAAGAGCACGCCCCTGAAACCCATGTTTGGCAACAGCGAGATCGGGTCTCCCACGAAAAACCCGACCCTGGTCTCCCCGCCCAGCAGCCAGACCTCGCCCATGCCCAAGACCAACTTTCACGCCATGGAGGAGCTGGTGAAGAAAGTCACGGAGAAAGTGGCCAAAGTGGAGGAGAAGCTGAAGGAGCCGGAGGGCAAGCTGTCTCCGCCCAAGCGGGCCACCCCGTCCCCGTGCAGCAGCGACATCAGTGAGCCCGTCAAGATGGAGGCATCCAGCGACGGGGGCTTCAAGAGCCAGgagggcagccccagcccccagcggGACGGGTGCAAGGAGGGGAGCCCCCCGGCCGAGCCGGTGGAGAACGGCAAGGAGCTGGTGAAGCCCATGAGCAGCAGCCTCAACAGTAGCACGGCCATCATCACTGACCACCCTCCCGAACAGCCTTTCGTGAACCCTCTGAGCGCCCTCCAGTCGGTCATGAACATTCACCTGGGCAAGGCCGCCaagccctccctgcctgccctcgACCCCATGAGCATGCTTTTCAAGATGAGCAATAGCCTGGCCGAGAAGGCGGCCGTGGCCACGCCGCCGCCCCTGCAGTCCAAGAAGGCGGACCACCTCGACCGCTATTTCTACCACGTCAACAACGACCAGCCCATCGACTTGACGAAAGGGAAGAGTGACAAGGGCTGCTCTTTGGGTTCAGTGCTTTTGTCACCCACGTCCACGTCCCCGGCAACCTCCTCATCCACCATGACAACGGCGAAGACATCTGCCGTCGTATCATTCATGTCAAACTCGCCGTTACGCGAGAACGCTTTGTCAGATATATCCGATATGCTGAAGAACTTGACAGAGAGCCACACGTCAAAGTCCTCCACTCCTTCCAGCATCTCCGAGAAGTCTGACATTGACGGGGCCACGTTGGAGGAGGCCGAGGAGGCGACGCCCGCGCAGAAAAGGAAGGGCCGCCAGTCAAACTGGAACCCCCAGCACCTGCTGATCCTCCAGGCCCAGTTTGCCGCCAGCCTCCGGCAGACCTCCGAGGGGAAGTACATCATGTCAGACCTGAGCCCCCAGGAGCGCATGCACATCTCGAGGTTCACCGGGCTCTCCATGACCACCATCAGCCACTGGCTGGCCAACGTGAAGTACCAGCTGCGAAGGACAGGTGGAAcaaagttcctcaaaaacttggaCACCGGCCACCCCGTGTTCTTTTGCAATGACTGTgcgtcacaaatcaggactcCTTCCACGTACATCAGTCACCTCGAGTCACACCTGGGCTTCCGGCTACGGGACTTGTCCAAACTGTCCACCGAACAGATTAATAATCAGATAGCACAAACCAAGTCGCCCTCAGAAAAGTTGGTGACGTCCTCCCCCGAGGAGGACCTGGGGACCTCCTACCAGTGCAAACTTTGCAATCGGACCTTTGCGAGCAAGCATGCGGTTAAACTTCACCTTAGCAAAACACACGGGAAGTCCCCAGAAGACCACCTTCTCTACGTTTCTGAGTTAGAGAAGCAGTAGCATTCGCTTTCGATTAAAATGACTGTAATTTGCTTTGAGGGAAACTGTTGCAGGCACCTTAAGGCCCCTCTGTCTTGTTCTTGGCACATGTTCTTATTTTAACTGTGGAGAATCACTCTGGGCTGGACTGTTTTGTAGAACTGTACAGTGTTTAATAGAGGTGCATAATCAGCTGTTGTTACTGGTAAAATATGAAGGTTAAAACGCAGTGGTTAAGTGTTTGGAACTTTGTGTAAATGGGATTTAGTTGTGAGCATCCCCCCGATGCTTCAAGCTGCATGCATTAACAGACAGTTTAATTAAGCATTTATAATGAAATCGGGCACACTTTTTCCACGCGGCTCGAGTGCGCTGGCATTTCTCACCCTTTCATCTTTAGCCCTCTGAGTACTTTGAAGCACTTTTGCATtaatttggttaaaaaataaaataaaataataataatgtatgaaGCTCTGTTTTTTAAACTCCTTACCAGCTtagttaaaattaataatatgaaCCTCCATTTATGCAGGTCTGCAGGGGTATAACACgccttgaaatttaaaagaatattattttcacATTGAAACATAGATGTATATATTGTATAGATTTCAGACTCTCTTATGAAAAATGTGATTGTGGTTTAAATGACCTTTTTTCCTGCATTTATAGCAACAGTGTTTTATGTACCTGCCATGCTCCGGGCATAAGCCGTGCCTATGTAtagtgtatatttcttttttcttttcttttcttttttttttttaaggtctatgggtttgtttgtttatgttttttttacatGCAAACATTGTAAATTATACAGAAGATACCACAGATAGCATTTATAAAGTATACAGAAACATTATCTGAAAGCAAAGTAtgattgtttgttttgctatACAGTACATCTATATTGATAGAGGTTCAtgtttaaattatacatatttattagcATCATATTATCATTTGTTTTGAGCAGTCTGAATACGCGAGGCCAGGAAACAGACATCCATGGCGGGCATCATAACTATTTTGCACatgatttttaaaggtatttattaGAAGTCAAAGAACGCGCAAAATAAACTCAGTGCTCAAAGGGTTAAGtctatttgaaaaggaaaaaaaaaaaagagcaacagcaacaaaaagaagtCGTACTGTATCTCCTAAGCATTGATAAagcctttaaaatgtttgtacTGTAATACTTTGCTTAAAAGTCATGAGGCATTCTGTCATACAACCTCTTTCACTTATTTATAAGCCCTCTTGGTTGCTATTCCATACTGTAGGATGCCTTTTTATTTCGATTGGtaactttctgttttgttcttcctAATTATTCTCCCAAGATCCCACACTGCAGCTTTATCTTTAGGCTTATGAAAGGTAACCCGTGGTTACCggctctccaagtgattctgtTCTTCTCCATTTTTGGCAGTTAATTTGCAGAAGTAACTGACAGCTGACACCATATGAGAACCTATGTATAAAATATTGGCATGTAAACAGCACAGACACTGTAACATACTCTGTGCCCTGTTTTGTTGTTGACAATGAACCACCATTATGTGACTCTTCATATAACCCTTTTTTCTACGGCAGcattaaaattgtctttttgcTATAATTTTGTGTTGCGTTCACAATTCTGTCTGAAATGTGCTACGACTAACGagcacattaaaattaaattgtatgcGATCTGTTTATGACTGAGTCGGTTGCTGTGTCTGCCAGGTGCTGGCAGTCGGAAGCTGCCCGTAAATCAGGGGAGTTTTAGTGAACTTTGGTgtctggagagcagggagccccctttGCAGAGCCTGCGTGGACAGAATTTTCCCTGAGAAGAGAACGTTAGAGAAAGGAAGACTTTCGCGTGAGGTTGGCTTCTCTCTGCGAAGGCGGTGTTAGAAACTTATTCGGGAGCGGAGCTTCGGGTCACACCCCTGGCGACCCGCGCGCTTGGGGGCCAGGGGTTTGGTCTCCCTCCGGGACGTGCGTGAGGAGTCAGGGCCCTGAGCCCTGCAGGAGGCAGGTGTGGGGAAGACTCAGACTCGGTGCAGGGCGGTTCCTTCCTGTGGATTCGGGCTTTTCACGGAGCAGGAAACAGAGCCACGCCGGGAAGGTGGACTCTGGGACCAGAACTTGCTCTCTGCTGTGCCCAGATAAGGAGGTGCAGGGTGGCGGTGGGGAGTCGGGGGTCGGGGTGGGACTGAACCCACACacgggaggagtggggagagcatTTATATGATAATCACAAGCTTTTATTAGCCCTGGCAAATCATGCCAACAAAACGCTGGGAACATcatgtaaaattgtaaaataccTTTATTACTACATTCAAACTACTCTCGCAGTTATGCAGAATCAGAGCTCCTAACCTAGAATTATACAAATGAGAGATGTATTACATCCACATAATACATGAAAcacctcaacttaaaaaaaaaaatactcttttattaaaaatttaaattaaacccTTTCAGAGATGTTCGGCAACACGCCTACGTTTCTTCCCGTTTCATCCCTGCCCCTTTTGTCAAGATGAATCCCAAATTTCTGTCTGCTCTACTTTTCTCTCGGCAATCAATGTCTCTGCGAGTTTTTAGAGAGACCCTCACTAGAGTTTCAGACGGGTTTTTGGCAAATCGGGAGCACCGTGCTGGCTCTGCTCGTGCCTGGTGATCTAGCTACACAATTGCGCTGCGTCTGCAGGCGGGGCGCAGCGGGCTTTCCCTTCTGGGCGGCGGGCCTGGCTCCTTCCCCGGCTCCTCCGCGGGCCTGGTCCCTCTCTGAGTAGTGGTGTGCCCCGTGGGCCTTTACCTGGGAGGAGTGTGGCACACAATGCATTCCTccccgggggcggggtgggggaccAGCTCCCCCTGGAACCCGGCTCAGGGGACAGCACCCTCCCTCCCGTGCCTCCCGCATCTTCACATCCTGGAGCCCAGATTTCCACTCTTGAATTTTTCACAGGTTAAATATAGCATCGGTTTATTAGAATCCAAAGTCCTGCGTCTAACAGATTAAACTGACAACACTTCCATCACCACCAGGCCCATGTGGCTTGAAGGGAGATAGGATTTGTGCAAGTGAGGGTGCCCGCCCCCCCACTTTACAGTTTGGGAGAAGAACCCAATACTCTGCCCATCtcttcctcaccccaccccaggaTTATCTTCAGGCTTTTTCACTTTGGGTGTGGAAGTGAGGGTTTAGAGCCAAGGCGGGTACCAGGTGATCTCGCCCGTTGGGCACCTGGAGCTCGGCACCTGAAAAGGATGCTCGCAGGAACGGGGCCCAGGAATTAGTGTTACCTCAGGAAGAAACACAGTCAGCCGGGGAGTTGAAGGCCCTAGTCATGAACACAGACCTAATTTGGCCTAGGGACAGTCCCCCAGACCGTGCGTCCTGGGAGGAGGTGAGTATGACTGGCTAGGGCCTCACCCCATTTGGAAACGTACGGCCATTTACTCTGGAGGTCACCGCACCCTCTCGTGGCCAGAGAGTGGGCCACTGCCCGGAAGAGCCTTCCATTCCCAGCCCAGAATGACCCCGATTGTCTGGAGATAAAACGGGCCGATCTAAAGCGGCATGCTGAATCTCCCGTAGTTGTGCGCTGGTTCTCCTGAGGCTGGTGCTGGTAGAGAATGCGAGTATGGGAAGGGATGGGGCCTCCCAGTCAGGTCTTTAAACgggccctgggaggaggagggacggTGCCAAGTGAGGGAGGTTTTAATCACAGGTGTGTAGGTGACCCCGACCTCACCCCGCCCAAGCCCAGGCTTGTTGCAGTCCTACTGTATATCTTCCAGCCATCACATTTACACAGtatcttaaaataacatttgtgaTAAATGTGCAATTTAACTAATTTATGGTGCTATGATGTGCTCAGGGCTACATGCAAGATGAAAATCTTAAATGGAGCTTGAACAGCTCACTTCACAACAAGAAATCAATATGCCACATCTTAGCTATTCGCTGCAGTCAACATTTAGCAAAAATATCAGTGATGTATCTTTAAGTTTTAGGCAGCAAGAATTCTATAATTAACCAAAATCGTACATAGTTAGAGAGGGTTGGTTATGATGAGGACCCAGATCTCCCTGGCATCTCCGTTCTATTTTCAttctgcaaaaggaaaaaaaaaaaaaaaaaaatataaatatttttttttatatatatatatatatatatatatattgatagcCACCAAAGAGGCGCCTCTCCCCAGGGTGTTCTGCTCAGGTGGAAGTGTGAACCTCCCCAGCAGAATTCAGGGCTGTGGTCCTGATTCCTTTTCTCAAGTTCAGACCACTCCAGCTAGGTCAacttccctgcccccaacccctgacCACCGACCGTGCCACAAGGCCTGGTGACCAAAAAATACTGCAGAGGAAGGGGGCCCTATTACCTATTCCCAGTGCTGGGGAGAGCTGAGCACCTTCTTGAGAGCAGAACCCTGACAGTGGAGAAGGACGGGAGCTGATGGGAAGCAAGGCTGCATTTTGCAAATCCGGTGTTAAAACTGTTGTCTCCAGAGATTTCTAAGTCATcgaataggaaagaaagaaaaataaataaataaatgattttattttttcaaattcatctgtgaagttcttttgaaattggaaaattGCAATGGCATTTTATTCTGTTGACTATTTAGCACAAAAACAATACGCTTTGTATTATAGGAAgcaatcataaaaatgaaaacacacgaACCCCAGCGCCACtctttaataataaatactttaactttaaaataatagctattatcCTTTTAGCTAATGGAGAAATTACCATTTTTACTCTGCCAGATAGTTATTCTTTTGGTAATAGAAACACTAACCTTTTTTCTCCCTAGGGATTTATTAGTAAGCACGTGTAATCTTTGGCAAAAGGAAACCTGAAAATGCATTTCCCGTGGGACCCCGTGCCAGTCGATGCCTTTCAGCCTGCAGCTGACCTCCGGAGCCACGGAAAAGGTACTCGTGCCTGTGTGCCCACGCAATTCCAGGGCGCGCTGGCCTTTGCAAAATATGCTATAGTTAGCTTCGGGAACAATCTCACTCCTTCGGGGAAGGCTTCAGCTCTGTCTCTCAGCATAAAGCTTCTGGGAAGAAAAGCTCCTTTCCGACAAGCCCCACCTTCGCGTGCGTGGTGTGGCAACGTTGTGGCAGCCGAGGGCCGGACCCCCCATGTCAGTGCGGAGGAGCGGTCCACCACAGGGTTTTGTTTCCAGGGACGGGCTTGATTTTCCTCGCACTCCATTGGGTTTCTCCAAGCAGGAGGGAGATGCTGCTGGACTCAGAGGCACCATTTTTCTCTCCCCAAGGATTTGCCAGGAGGCCATCCCCAGGACGATTTAAAAGGCAAGCAAACCCTGTCCTGGGTGGGCTTTGGCAGTTCATCCCAAAGCACCTTTGATTTGGGACCGTGTTCCCTGCCCTGCCAAGACAACGGATGGGCCAAATTGTCGGTCCGTGGCCTGACGGTCCGTGATGTCCGGACAGACAGATGGTGACTCGGTCAGGCCACAGCTTTGGACATCAGGAGTGATCTGAAGCAAAGTTAGTGGCTTCTTGAGGCTCCGCATTCGGGGCTCCGGGCCCTACCCCTGGTCCAAAGAGCCAggtgttttcaaaattaaatccCAATGATAGAAGATCAGAGGAACTGCTTCTCCACCACCTTTATATAATGTCATGCACTAATATATCCTTAATAAATCATTcctgatgataatgatgataagcAAGGTGACCTCTTTCCAGAGATTAACGTCCACAATTAGCCACTCAGGCGTTAGGATACCCTGTTCTTTACTGTCTAACCCGTGCTGTGCAATACGGGGGCCACCAGCCCTACTCAAATTTAAGTTGAATACAATGAAAAGCTGAGTTCTTCAGTCATACCAACCACATTCCAAGcactcagtagccacatgtggctagtggttacaCTTTGGGGGGGCAGCCCAGATACGGAACGCTCCCGTCCTCACAGAAAGTTGGTTTGGACAGTGCTGGTTTTCCCAAGTAGGGAAGAGCTCATGGCTTGAAGATGAAAGTGTGCCTCCAGTCCTGGGTATTTCTAAGAATCCTTCCTTTGCCAGTATGGGCGCAGGCAACATTCTCACGTGCTAATATCTCTGATCAAAGCCAAGGACACACATAATTAACCTTGAgcataaaattataaacagaagTGCAGGCATCAGTGTATGAAGTTGCTGATCATCCCCCCTGCTGTGGATATTATCTGGGCTGCAAACTCCGAAGCCCAGAGATCTGATGGATGTGGCCGTGACCTTGCTCTGCCCTTAGCTGGCGAACAATCCCGTGCAGTCCTTGCTCTGCTCTCTTTGCCCAAGTGGACTTGAATCCTTCTCTGGGGCTTGGGGACTCAGACATGGCTGGGAGGCTGGCCCGGCTCCTAGCCCCCACGCATGAGGACCCCGAGTCCCGTGACC
Encoded proteins:
- the TSHZ3 gene encoding teashirt homolog 3 → MPRRKQQAPRRAAAYVSDELKAAALVEEDLEPEESTADGEPSAKYVCPEKELSKACPSYQSSPAAEFSSHEMDSESHLSETSDRMADFESGSVKNEEESKEAAAALEDTAVSDSLEQMKAVYNNFLSNSYWSSLHVSLHPPSSEKNNGGGSSSSSTSSSSSGSFDWHQSAVARTLQQVPQGRVLPEPSLFSTVQLYRQSSKLYGSIFTGASKFRCKDCSAAYDTLVELTVHMNETGHYRDDNHETDNNNPKRWSKPRKRSLLEMEGKEDAQKVLKCMYCGHSFESLQDLSVHMIKTKHYQKVPLKEPVTPVAAKILPAAARKKASLELELPSSPDSAGGTPKAAMAETNDVLQKNSNPYITPNNRYGHQNGASYAWHFEARKSQILKCMECGSSHDTLQELTAHMMVTGHFIKVTNSAMKKGKPLMETPVTPTITTLLDEKVQSVPLAATTFASPAHTPASVSPKLSVEVKKEVDKEKVAPDEKPKEKEKPGEEEEKYDISSKYHYLTENDLEESPKGGLDILKSLENTVTSAINKAQNGTPSWGGYPSIHAAYQLPNMMKLSLGSSGKSTPLKPMFGNSEIGSPTKNPTLVSPPSSQTSPMPKTNFHAMEELVKKVTEKVAKVEEKLKEPEGKLSPPKRATPSPCSSDISEPVKMEASSDGGFKSQEGSPSPQRDGCKEGSPPAEPVENGKELVKPMSSSLNSSTAIITDHPPEQPFVNPLSALQSVMNIHLGKAAKPSLPALDPMSMLFKMSNSLAEKAAVATPPPLQSKKADHLDRYFYHVNNDQPIDLTKGKSDKGCSLGSVLLSPTSTSPATSSSTMTTAKTSAVVSFMSNSPLRENALSDISDMLKNLTESHTSKSSTPSSISEKSDIDGATLEEAEEATPAQKRKGRQSNWNPQHLLILQAQFAASLRQTSEGKYIMSDLSPQERMHISRFTGLSMTTISHWLANVKYQLRRTGGTKFLKNLDTGHPVFFCNDCASQIRTPSTYISHLESHLGFRLRDLSKLSTEQINNQIAQTKSPSEKLVTSSPEEDLGTSYQCKLCNRTFASKHAVKLHLSKTHGKSPEDHLLYVSELEKQ